Proteins from a genomic interval of Oceanispirochaeta crateris:
- a CDS encoding DMT family transporter: MKRNEVFCGSMGVLAASFLWGTTGTAATFAPDVNPIAIGAAAMGIGGIMQFLSARGLISIYRNVLVQQWRLLLIGSVAIGVYPLTFYTSMKLAGVAVGTVISIGLAPLISALLESIIDRKKLSMKWKMGALIGILGVVLLCLTKSGQQSNEIQMMYYKKTFGVLTGVLAAFTYALFSYVAHKLMKRGVASRAAMGSLFGLGGAILLPVLLFTGKSFLNSWLNLAVGMYMATIPMFIGYLFFGYGLSKINASMATTLSLFEPAVATLFAVIIVGEQISLTAWYGIGLIIACLFILTVPVLDLNLLTRIRKAIIAE, encoded by the coding sequence ATGAAAAGGAATGAGGTCTTTTGTGGTTCCATGGGAGTGTTGGCTGCATCCTTTCTTTGGGGGACAACGGGCACTGCGGCAACTTTTGCTCCTGATGTGAACCCTATAGCCATAGGAGCAGCGGCTATGGGAATTGGTGGAATCATGCAGTTCCTCTCGGCAAGAGGTTTGATATCGATCTACCGCAATGTATTAGTCCAACAATGGAGACTGCTTCTTATAGGCAGCGTTGCCATAGGAGTTTATCCACTGACATTCTATACCTCAATGAAGCTCGCAGGTGTTGCAGTGGGGACAGTGATATCTATCGGACTTGCTCCATTGATATCGGCGCTTCTCGAATCTATTATTGACAGAAAAAAGCTTTCAATGAAGTGGAAAATGGGGGCATTGATTGGAATTCTGGGGGTTGTATTACTTTGTCTGACAAAGTCCGGTCAGCAATCTAACGAAATTCAAATGATGTATTACAAAAAAACATTCGGTGTACTGACAGGAGTCCTTGCAGCATTTACCTATGCCCTCTTTTCGTATGTTGCTCATAAGCTGATGAAACGGGGTGTTGCCAGCCGTGCAGCCATGGGATCACTATTCGGCCTGGGTGGAGCAATACTCTTACCGGTTCTCTTATTTACAGGAAAGTCCTTTCTGAATTCGTGGCTAAATTTAGCCGTCGGCATGTATATGGCAACTATCCCCATGTTTATTGGTTATCTCTTCTTTGGCTACGGTCTTTCAAAGATTAACGCGAGCATGGCGACGACATTATCCCTTTTTGAACCAGCAGTAGCCACACTCTTCGCAGTGATTATTGTTGGTGAACAAATTTCATTGACAGCATGGTATGGAATTGGTCTCATCATAGCATGCTTGTTCATCTTAACTGTTCCAGTTCTTGATTTGAATCTTCTGACACGGATCAGGAAAGCCATAATTGCAGAGTGA
- a CDS encoding TetR/AcrR family transcriptional regulator, producing the protein MSTQKTSARERLLNAAANLFYNNGIAATGIDSIIKKAKVAKMSLYNNFSSKDDLVQTYINKRHSEWLDLYRNRLKKSNIPRERVLAVFDVYLDHAAFEYERGFRGCGILNAAAELPAKSRGREAVRKHKDEVEAILQMHLLEYPSMTQEKSESIAEHLSFLLEGAMARAGLEGSSEKIIHAKKLATHMLETL; encoded by the coding sequence GTGTCGACCCAAAAAACTTCTGCTCGCGAACGGCTGCTCAATGCGGCAGCAAATCTTTTTTACAACAATGGGATAGCAGCGACAGGAATTGACTCAATTATTAAAAAAGCCAAAGTGGCTAAGATGAGCCTTTATAATAATTTTTCGTCTAAAGACGACTTGGTGCAAACATACATTAATAAACGACATTCTGAATGGCTGGATTTGTATAGAAATAGATTAAAAAAATCAAATATACCGAGGGAGCGTGTCCTGGCTGTATTTGATGTGTACCTTGATCATGCCGCGTTTGAGTATGAACGGGGTTTCAGGGGATGCGGCATTCTTAATGCGGCTGCGGAACTCCCGGCGAAATCCCGAGGTAGAGAGGCTGTTAGGAAACACAAGGACGAAGTAGAAGCTATATTACAAATGCATCTACTCGAGTATCCTTCTATGACTCAGGAGAAATCAGAGTCTATTGCCGAGCATTTATCCTTTCTTCTGGAAGGCGCAATGGCCAGAGCCGGCCTGGAAGGAAGCAGTGAAAAAATAATTCATGCTAAAAAGTTAGCGACTCATATGCTGGAGACCTTATGA
- a CDS encoding IS66 family transposase — MPRRQRAGSAQIAVKKIKEIYRIESRLRDKDLDESEFLNQRKTQIQPLLDDLKSWLDDKAEKVRPSTATGKAVSYTLGQWSKIIRFLDSPYLTPDNNTAEQSIKPFVVGRKNWLFSGSPTGAKASSLFYSLIETAKANDLNPYGYLYWIFEQYAGKGDNFDNETLLPWKCDKEAIKKVAFKGL, encoded by the coding sequence ATGCCAAGGCGTCAAAGGGCTGGAAGTGCCCAGATCGCGGTTAAGAAGATCAAGGAGATCTATCGGATTGAGAGCAGACTGAGAGATAAGGATCTGGATGAGTCCGAGTTCTTGAACCAAAGAAAGACACAGATCCAGCCGCTTCTCGATGACCTGAAATCCTGGCTGGACGATAAGGCTGAAAAGGTCCGCCCTTCAACGGCTACAGGAAAGGCTGTCTCCTATACTCTGGGACAGTGGAGCAAGATCATCCGTTTCCTGGATTCTCCTTATCTGACTCCGGATAACAATACAGCAGAACAATCTATCAAGCCCTTCGTAGTGGGACGAAAAAACTGGCTGTTCTCAGGATCGCCCACCGGGGCCAAGGCCAGCAGCCTTTTCTATTCCCTGATCGAGACGGCAAAAGCCAACGACTTGAATCCTTATGGATATCTTTACTGGATCTTCGAGCAGTACGCAGGCAAAGGTGATAATTTTGATAATGAAACACTGCTTCCCTGGAAATGTGACAAGGAAGCGATCAAGAAGGTGGCTTTCAAGGGCCTGTAG
- a CDS encoding IS66 family transposase, producing MLPGSIVTSGLQAFILVNKFCDHLPFYRQEKRFERIGAHISRQDMSNWTNKVYDFLQFLMDIFKEKIKEGPVIQMDETTVQVMGEENRPDTSKSYMWLARGGPPESPLVIYEYHETRSSQHAKAFLEGFSGYLQTDGYQAYETALDGNDDIVHVGCMAHARRKFVEDAKASKGWKCPDRG from the coding sequence ATTCTACCTGGCAGTATCGTTACTTCTGGTCTTCAAGCCTTTATCCTGGTGAATAAATTCTGCGATCATCTGCCCTTCTACAGACAAGAGAAACGTTTCGAACGCATCGGCGCCCATATCAGCCGCCAGGATATGTCAAATTGGACAAACAAAGTATATGACTTCCTCCAGTTCCTAATGGATATCTTCAAAGAAAAGATCAAAGAAGGGCCGGTTATTCAGATGGATGAGACCACGGTCCAGGTTATGGGAGAAGAGAACCGTCCCGATACTTCAAAATCCTATATGTGGCTGGCACGGGGAGGTCCTCCGGAATCGCCTCTTGTGATCTACGAGTACCATGAAACCAGAAGTTCTCAGCATGCCAAGGCATTCCTGGAAGGATTCTCGGGATACCTTCAGACCGATGGCTACCAGGCCTATGAAACTGCTCTTGATGGCAATGACGACATCGTTCATGTTGGCTGTATGGCTCATGCCCGCCGGAAGTTTGTCGAGGATGCCAAGGCGTCAAAGGGCTGGAAGTGCCCAGATCGCGGTTAA
- a CDS encoding IS66 family transposase zinc-finger binding domain-containing protein: MDLAEIQESPKKALELIQQLTGTVEKRDAQIEQLKDELRLALHRKFGRSSEKIDPSQKDMFEEDTPSVEELVPKEQISVPPHRRTKAGRKPLDPSIPREDIIHDIPEEEKLCRCGHMLVKVDEVISERLKHIPEQIYVERHIRPKYACKNCEGS, from the coding sequence ATGGACTTGGCGGAGATACAGGAGTCACCGAAGAAAGCTCTTGAGCTAATTCAACAGTTAACTGGAACCGTTGAAAAACGCGATGCTCAGATAGAGCAGCTTAAGGATGAGCTTCGCCTTGCTCTTCATCGAAAGTTCGGCCGTTCCAGTGAGAAGATAGATCCCAGTCAGAAAGATATGTTCGAGGAAGATACCCCTTCAGTAGAAGAGCTCGTCCCCAAAGAACAGATCTCCGTACCGCCTCATCGCAGAACCAAGGCAGGTCGCAAGCCCTTAGACCCCAGTATTCCCCGTGAAGACATCATCCATGACATCCCCGAAGAAGAGAAGCTTTGCCGCTGCGGTCATATGCTTGTAAAGGTAGATGAGGTCATCAGTGAGAGGCTGAAACATATACCCGAGCAGATCTATGTGGAACGGCATATCCGTCCCAAATACGCCTGTAAGAACTGTGAAGGCTCCTGA
- the tnpB gene encoding IS66 family insertion sequence element accessory protein TnpB (TnpB, as the term is used for proteins encoded by IS66 family insertion elements, is considered an accessory protein, since TnpC, encoded by a neighboring gene, is a DDE family transposase.) encodes MIPDLSSIQIYVRPGATDMRKQVNGLSIITEEEMELHPGSGNLFLFCSRDRKLIKCIFWDRNGFCLWQKRLEKGKYPWPETEEQARHISQDQLKMLLDGIDFWHAHQTLCYEEIT; translated from the coding sequence ATGATCCCTGATCTATCGAGCATCCAGATCTATGTTCGTCCCGGTGCTACTGATATGCGAAAGCAGGTAAACGGACTATCCATCATCACAGAGGAAGAGATGGAACTTCATCCTGGTTCTGGCAACCTGTTTCTGTTCTGCAGTAGAGACAGGAAGCTGATCAAGTGTATCTTTTGGGATCGAAATGGCTTCTGTCTCTGGCAGAAGCGTCTTGAGAAAGGAAAGTACCCCTGGCCTGAAACAGAAGAGCAGGCCAGACATATATCACAGGACCAGTTGAAGATGCTTCTTGATGGTATCGACTTCTGGCATGCCCACCAGACTCTCTGTTATGAAGAGATTACCTGA
- the tnpA gene encoding IS66 family insertion sequence element accessory protein TnpA, whose amino-acid sequence METKDIWVQRFKEWEESGLKRAEYCRQNNFPVSTFDYWRYRIRKESEKAEGDSLVKLPVVIQPTQSGSFSLEYPSGHKIHIPGNYNSNMLRRLVTDLNEVFK is encoded by the coding sequence ATGGAAACAAAAGACATTTGGGTACAGAGATTTAAAGAATGGGAAGAGAGCGGTTTAAAGAGAGCAGAGTACTGTAGGCAGAATAATTTTCCCGTTTCAACCTTCGACTACTGGCGGTATAGAATCCGTAAGGAGTCTGAAAAGGCAGAAGGGGACAGCCTGGTAAAGCTTCCGGTTGTAATTCAACCGACTCAATCCGGTTCGTTTTCTCTCGAATATCCCTCAGGTCATAAGATTCACATTCCTGGGAACTACAATTCCAATATGCTGCGGCGTCTGGTTACCGATCTGAACGAGGTGTTCAAATGA
- a CDS encoding response regulator, which produces MYKVLVVDDEEIIRKSIIKKLNKMQIDFIWIKDASNIDSAYMLISEELPDIIICDIRIGNRFGFELITKISDQKIDSEIIIISGYSDFSYAKKSLSLNVNDYLLKPIDSDDLKLAIHRSISKIHLKRSNREYSEIATIVSESRNNWKILMESKNENTINHASDQKSKKQNSLYQSLSIYAPLVEEQLFLITIANSIENSRYWNRQKNSFLMKISEHEYHILFLVDQIQLSVNQERILVLAETIHQQLSKISSEAPTIGLGRSNLTHYNSMKDSRFMMKHKILFPEKRVITYDDIVMLKNSGKLEIVDTQQLTHLIRQSDIRRIIEFLEKIKKDLNDGGFGYGVYESVFQKLFSILGDSIQDSQYVSVLQTDQKVYEFNNVESLFDHIKMIFSKVVLEENLDFGTDYRQKRVFLFKAYIDDNFTNPLSLQDYCNKQNLNISYLSKEFKNLIGVNYQCYLLGLRIEKAKEYLQETDEKIGDISLLIGFQDQHHFSRTFKKLTGKSPRDFRNDALKKKRSPIIKPLH; this is translated from the coding sequence ATGTATAAAGTTTTAGTTGTTGATGATGAAGAGATAATTCGAAAGAGTATTATAAAAAAATTAAATAAGATGCAGATAGATTTCATATGGATTAAAGATGCATCTAATATTGATTCAGCATATATGTTAATTTCGGAAGAATTACCCGATATCATAATCTGTGACATTCGAATAGGAAATAGGTTTGGGTTTGAACTGATCACTAAGATTTCCGATCAAAAGATTGACTCTGAAATAATAATAATTAGCGGGTACAGTGACTTCAGCTACGCAAAAAAATCTTTATCTCTCAATGTCAATGATTATCTCTTAAAACCAATAGATTCGGATGATTTGAAACTAGCGATTCATAGGTCTATTTCTAAAATTCATCTGAAAAGGAGCAATCGAGAATATTCTGAAATTGCAACCATTGTATCTGAATCTCGAAACAATTGGAAAATACTGATGGAGAGCAAAAACGAAAATACAATAAACCATGCATCTGATCAGAAGTCAAAAAAACAGAACTCGTTGTACCAGTCTCTCTCCATTTATGCACCCCTAGTAGAAGAACAACTGTTTCTTATTACAATTGCAAATTCGATCGAGAATTCCCGGTATTGGAATCGTCAGAAGAATTCTTTTTTAATGAAAATATCCGAACACGAATATCACATTCTTTTCCTGGTTGATCAAATACAATTATCGGTGAATCAGGAAAGGATTTTAGTACTGGCTGAAACAATTCACCAACAATTATCCAAGATCTCATCTGAAGCCCCCACAATAGGACTGGGGCGCTCTAATCTGACGCACTACAACTCAATGAAGGATAGTCGCTTTATGATGAAGCATAAAATACTATTTCCTGAGAAACGTGTAATAACCTATGACGATATTGTAATGTTAAAAAACTCTGGTAAACTTGAGATTGTAGATACCCAACAACTCACCCATTTAATCAGACAAAGTGATATACGCCGTATTATTGAGTTTTTAGAGAAGATAAAGAAAGATCTTAATGATGGTGGGTTCGGGTATGGAGTCTACGAAAGCGTTTTTCAAAAACTGTTTTCTATTCTAGGAGATTCTATTCAGGATTCACAGTATGTAAGTGTCCTGCAAACAGATCAGAAAGTATATGAATTCAATAATGTTGAATCACTATTCGATCATATCAAAATGATTTTTTCTAAAGTGGTTTTGGAAGAAAATTTAGATTTTGGTACTGATTACCGTCAAAAAAGAGTCTTTCTGTTTAAAGCCTATATTGATGATAATTTTACCAATCCCCTGTCACTTCAAGATTATTGTAACAAACAAAATTTAAATATCAGTTATTTGAGTAAAGAATTTAAGAACTTAATAGGAGTAAATTACCAATGTTATCTTCTTGGACTCAGAATAGAGAAAGCAAAAGAATATCTTCAGGAGACTGATGAGAAAATTGGAGACATATCATTACTTATCGGTTTTCAAGACCAGCACCATTTCAGTCGTACATTCAAGAAATTGACTGGTAAATCGCCTCGCGATTTCCGTAATGATGCCTTAAAAAAGAAGCGATCCCCCATAATAAAGCCTTTGCATTGA
- a CDS encoding sensor histidine kinase — MKRLNLRSKSISANIAKIFLVFAFMSISISILFVYVQAFRITKAQKMEALKLSGEFISQSIDAQIRIMERTAKIILGNTKIQNALVGIQSLGEDSILERDALERDISNQVIFSTLMGDNISTEFYSSTGNLLLKSPYRIWSEENLLDGLKSPDKVYQSRFQLVSPNEHGIVDDRGNTFCIYIQPLRNLYSDGPMAFVAVLLDTFELRQVLEQNAKIINNERKNDCTIFLIDSQNELVTSNKNQLEMPRRKKDSTYIEIFSEYTNWKIVIEIPNQYLVSDMIHVQTLNAVILLVLLLSTAYGMRIRLEKKLFVLNELTAAMGSVKEGNYSIELNLENLDEDIKLVFGHFNEMSREIDDLINRVYRNRILTKEAQLKMLELQINPHFLFNSLQTIEAYGEIHDQEEVQIMASSLGSLLRYNLKANTFVYLEQELKMAKKYCVIERIRFGDRVDISFYIDERLKSMTIPKFILQPILENCFVHAFPSDTRKGKISVEGVISNENDMSISITDNGDGMEFNKIDEMNKNLGNIDESDDYKMYFNHIGLSNINYRIKIYYGEEYGITVQPGAVSGLTIMIKLPCRKNIL, encoded by the coding sequence ATGAAAAGACTCAATTTACGTAGCAAATCAATATCTGCCAATATTGCAAAGATTTTTCTTGTTTTTGCTTTCATGAGTATTTCTATCAGTATCTTATTTGTTTACGTTCAAGCCTTCAGAATAACCAAAGCTCAAAAGATGGAAGCTTTGAAGCTTTCGGGTGAATTTATCTCTCAAAGCATTGATGCACAAATTCGCATTATGGAAAGAACAGCAAAGATTATCCTTGGAAATACTAAAATCCAGAATGCATTAGTCGGAATACAATCGCTTGGTGAAGACTCCATTCTAGAGAGAGATGCACTGGAACGGGATATAAGTAATCAGGTTATCTTCAGCACTTTAATGGGAGATAATATTTCGACTGAGTTTTATTCCAGTACAGGAAATTTACTTTTGAAATCCCCTTATCGAATTTGGTCAGAAGAGAATCTACTTGATGGTCTCAAATCACCTGATAAGGTTTATCAAAGTCGTTTTCAATTAGTCTCACCCAATGAACATGGAATAGTAGACGATAGAGGAAACACATTCTGTATCTATATTCAACCATTGAGGAATTTATATAGTGATGGACCAATGGCTTTTGTAGCCGTATTGCTGGATACTTTTGAGTTACGTCAGGTCCTGGAGCAAAATGCTAAAATCATTAATAACGAGAGGAAAAATGACTGTACAATTTTTCTGATAGATTCACAAAATGAGCTTGTAACATCTAACAAGAATCAACTTGAAATGCCCAGAAGGAAAAAGGATTCTACTTATATTGAAATATTTTCCGAATATACGAATTGGAAAATAGTCATTGAAATTCCTAACCAATACTTAGTCTCTGATATGATACACGTTCAGACCCTCAATGCTGTCATCCTTCTGGTTCTTTTATTATCAACAGCATACGGGATGCGAATTCGCCTTGAAAAGAAATTGTTTGTACTGAATGAACTGACAGCAGCGATGGGTTCTGTCAAAGAAGGAAATTATTCTATTGAATTAAATCTTGAAAATCTTGATGAAGATATAAAATTGGTCTTTGGACATTTTAATGAAATGTCTAGAGAAATTGATGATCTGATCAACAGAGTCTATCGAAATAGGATTTTAACAAAAGAAGCACAATTGAAAATGCTTGAGCTGCAGATTAATCCACACTTCCTATTTAATTCCCTTCAAACGATAGAAGCATATGGTGAAATTCATGACCAGGAAGAGGTTCAGATAATGGCCTCGTCACTGGGATCTCTTCTTCGATACAATCTAAAAGCAAATACATTTGTATACCTTGAGCAGGAATTAAAAATGGCAAAGAAATATTGTGTCATTGAACGAATTCGGTTTGGTGATAGAGTAGATATTTCTTTCTATATCGATGAGCGTCTAAAGAGCATGACAATACCTAAATTCATACTTCAACCAATCTTGGAAAATTGTTTTGTTCATGCTTTTCCTTCTGACACCAGAAAAGGAAAAATATCTGTGGAAGGCGTAATAAGCAATGAGAACGATATGTCCATTTCAATCACTGATAATGGAGACGGAATGGAATTTAATAAAATAGATGAAATGAATAAGAACCTGGGAAATATAGATGAATCAGATGATTATAAAATGTATTTTAACCACATTGGTCTTAGCAACATTAACTATCGGATAAAAATTTACTATGGGGAAGAGTATGGAATAACAGTTCAGCCAGGAGCTGTTAGTGGATTGACTATAATGATAAAACTTCCCTGCAGAAAGAATATTTTGTAA
- a CDS encoding ABC transporter substrate-binding protein — protein MKRNLIVALGLFFMMTGVVFSNGTAESGDEQLGGELTVLTNAEGATGLDAAIEAYNELYPDIDLEATVYSDDAAKNAIIAAKVASGDLPDVILSVINSLTVDLAKKGYLLPLTNTGFQDRLSDIEYPLGWYNNDVYCIPMNLSVSGLFANDDLLKEYGIADYPQSLDELVAICDQLQKAGLEEPLLVAAKEVNPVNAFVYQYIYQNLYGSNPDWYADLLTGDGRWSDDDFKAVYYGYGRLKPYMNKDALGLDDSGSIRRFASGQNAFMVGSNFGSNIRIANPDLNYSIIPGPFNETKENFLLTTDAGQGFSITADSENQDLAIKLLDFLTTAEGAGVFSKAIGNFSSVMGVSGSVDPAGDYLQGLLSSGFPTTRTMTRTWIPGIKEYMKKGTQEWFVGGDVDTIAAGIEKEHQRLMKASPDFVESFLADHKFQ, from the coding sequence ATGAAAAGGAACTTAATCGTAGCTCTTGGATTATTCTTTATGATGACAGGAGTGGTCTTTTCTAATGGAACTGCAGAGTCTGGGGATGAGCAGTTAGGTGGAGAATTGACCGTATTAACAAATGCAGAAGGAGCAACAGGTCTTGATGCTGCTATAGAGGCATACAATGAACTTTATCCAGACATAGATTTGGAAGCCACTGTTTATTCTGATGATGCAGCCAAAAATGCTATTATTGCTGCAAAAGTTGCATCTGGTGACCTTCCCGATGTTATTCTATCAGTCATCAACAGCCTCACTGTTGATCTAGCCAAGAAAGGCTATTTGTTACCCCTTACAAATACAGGGTTTCAGGATCGTCTGTCGGATATTGAATATCCACTAGGCTGGTATAATAATGATGTCTACTGTATTCCAATGAATCTTAGTGTTTCTGGTCTTTTTGCTAACGATGACCTTCTTAAAGAATATGGTATTGCCGACTATCCCCAATCACTGGATGAATTGGTTGCTATCTGTGATCAATTGCAGAAAGCAGGGTTGGAAGAACCATTGTTGGTCGCAGCTAAAGAAGTTAACCCGGTAAATGCATTTGTTTATCAGTATATTTATCAGAATCTGTATGGTTCAAATCCTGATTGGTATGCTGACCTGCTCACTGGCGATGGTCGTTGGAGTGATGATGATTTTAAAGCTGTCTATTACGGTTATGGTCGTCTGAAACCATATATGAATAAAGACGCTTTAGGATTGGATGATTCTGGATCTATTAGACGTTTTGCATCAGGACAGAATGCATTTATGGTTGGCTCCAATTTTGGATCAAACATACGAATTGCTAACCCAGATCTAAACTATTCAATTATTCCTGGACCGTTTAATGAAACAAAAGAAAACTTTTTATTGACTACTGATGCGGGACAGGGGTTCAGTATTACTGCAGATTCAGAGAATCAGGACCTTGCAATCAAATTGCTTGATTTCTTGACAACCGCTGAAGGAGCGGGAGTTTTTTCTAAAGCTATTGGAAATTTCTCATCTGTTATGGGCGTGTCAGGTTCAGTTGATCCCGCCGGTGATTATCTTCAGGGACTTCTCAGCAGTGGTTTCCCTACTACTAGAACTATGACCAGAACATGGATTCCTGGAATTAAAGAATACATGAAGAAAGGTACTCAGGAGTGGTTTGTCGGTGGTGATGTCGATACTATTGCCGCAGGTATTGAAAAGGAGCATCAACGTTTAATGAAAGCTTCTCCTGACTTTGTCGAGTCCTTCCTCGCAGATCATAAATTCCAGTAA
- a CDS encoding carbohydrate ABC transporter permease translates to MKLKINTGSDAILGSLMLLPALALFLVFVITPLIGGAFLGFTNWDGVSPALNFVGLKNYVEIFTSETSITPLKNTIVFAFLSTISINVCALAVAVALNRKLHTKKFLRTVFFLPTVLSPLVVGFVFSFIFSVPIADFGKKIGVEVIAYNLIGSSQWALHTAIFTNTWRMLGWYMIIYIAGLQNIPQDLYEACDIDGASAWQRFRGITFPLIAPALTINLVLSVSRAFKEYDLVYALTNGGPGISSQIISMSIYRESFVNRRAGYGSALGIVLFVMILIITLIQINILRKRERNAEY, encoded by the coding sequence ATGAAATTAAAAATTAATACAGGAAGCGATGCAATCCTGGGATCCCTGATGCTCCTACCTGCTCTGGCTTTATTCCTTGTTTTCGTGATAACCCCGTTGATAGGAGGAGCTTTTCTTGGCTTCACAAATTGGGATGGTGTTTCTCCTGCTCTGAATTTTGTTGGACTGAAAAATTACGTTGAAATATTCACAAGTGAAACATCGATTACTCCCTTGAAAAATACAATTGTATTTGCTTTTCTTTCTACAATCTCAATCAATGTGTGTGCTCTTGCTGTAGCTGTAGCTTTGAATCGGAAATTACATACAAAGAAGTTTCTAAGGACCGTTTTCTTTCTTCCGACAGTACTAAGCCCTCTTGTTGTAGGATTCGTCTTCAGCTTTATTTTTTCCGTTCCCATCGCAGATTTTGGGAAAAAAATCGGTGTCGAAGTTATTGCGTATAATCTTATTGGAAGTTCCCAATGGGCACTTCATACTGCAATATTTACAAATACCTGGAGAATGCTTGGATGGTATATGATTATCTATATAGCTGGTCTTCAGAATATTCCTCAGGATCTTTATGAAGCTTGTGATATCGATGGTGCGTCTGCCTGGCAAAGATTTAGGGGCATTACTTTTCCGTTGATTGCCCCCGCATTGACCATCAACCTTGTTCTTTCAGTTTCCCGGGCTTTTAAAGAATATGATTTGGTCTATGCCCTTACAAATGGTGGACCGGGTATTTCCAGTCAAATTATTTCAATGAGTATTTACAGAGAATCTTTCGTGAATCGCAGAGCCGGATATGGATCTGCCTTAGGAATTGTTCTGTTCGTTATGATACTAATAATTACTCTAATTCAGATCAATATATTGAGAAAGAGAGAACGAAATGCTGAGTACTAA
- a CDS encoding carbohydrate ABC transporter permease, protein MLSTKIYKQKRSLVAFEGILVIIGLAFLYPFYIMLFVAVKSGREAIMSPASFPREWHFENFLIAGKKMKFFLTFFNSFTVTAVAVFGVVLLAGMASFIIVKSRSKFVRSLYLLFISGTIIPFFTSMVPLIRIMGDLNLLNSRLGLSLVYIGKALPFAIFLYAGFIRSLPNSIIESVQIDGANRWQTYWSIIFPMIKPITATVVIVDVLWFWNDFLLPLLTLGKRRLNTIPMVQNHFHNEFATQWELSFAVFVLAMIPVLLVFFALQKYVVSGMTSGALKG, encoded by the coding sequence ATGCTGAGTACTAAAATATATAAACAGAAACGAAGCCTGGTGGCTTTTGAAGGTATATTAGTCATTATTGGTTTGGCATTCCTCTATCCATTTTATATTATGCTTTTTGTTGCTGTAAAATCCGGACGGGAAGCTATTATGAGTCCAGCGTCATTTCCTAGAGAATGGCATTTCGAAAATTTTTTGATAGCTGGTAAGAAAATGAAGTTTTTTCTTACTTTTTTCAACAGTTTTACAGTGACTGCCGTCGCTGTCTTTGGTGTCGTCCTATTAGCTGGAATGGCAAGCTTTATCATTGTTAAATCAAGAAGTAAGTTTGTTCGGAGCCTTTACCTGCTATTCATTTCCGGCACAATTATCCCGTTTTTTACATCCATGGTGCCTTTAATACGAATCATGGGGGACCTAAATCTACTGAACTCAAGACTGGGGCTTTCCCTTGTTTATATTGGTAAAGCTTTACCATTCGCCATATTCCTGTATGCGGGATTCATCCGAAGTTTGCCAAATTCGATTATTGAATCTGTTCAAATTGACGGTGCTAACAGATGGCAAACTTACTGGAGTATCATTTTTCCAATGATAAAACCAATAACAGCAACAGTTGTCATAGTAGATGTCTTATGGTTCTGGAATGATTTTTTATTACCTCTTTTAACCCTCGGTAAACGCAGACTCAATACTATTCCTATGGTCCAAAATCATTTTCATAATGAGTTTGCAACTCAGTGGGAATTATCCTTTGCTGTTTTTGTCCTAGCAATGATTCCTGTATTGTTAGTTTTCTTTGCTTTGCAAAAATATGTTGTCAGTGGAATGACCAGTGGTGCACTAAAAGGATAA